Proteins encoded within one genomic window of Halorussus salilacus:
- a CDS encoding DUF2080 family transposase-associated protein: MDRFEIEGEEVLDGTAKPSGNSAHVIVPKRWRGADVKVVRVSEPDSDE, encoded by the coding sequence ATGGATAGGTTTGAAATCGAAGGCGAAGAAGTCCTCGACGGGACGGCAAAACCGTCGGGGAATAGTGCGCACGTCATCGTTCCCAAACGCTGGCGCGGAGCCGACGTGAAAGTCGTCCGCGTCTCCGAACCCGATTCAGACGAGTAA
- a CDS encoding DUF7556 family protein — MAHNTATTSDPVAEREVMASLDDDGRTERLIIADTTADGAWLSVPVSGSASLREWQ, encoded by the coding sequence ATGGCCCACAACACGGCCACTACGTCGGACCCCGTCGCAGAGCGCGAGGTCATGGCCTCGCTGGACGATGATGGTCGCACGGAGCGACTCATCATCGCTGACACGACGGCCGACGGAGCGTGGCTCTCGGTCCCCGTATCCGGTAGCGCTTCCCTCCGCGAGTGGCAGTAA
- a CDS encoding ABC transporter substrate-binding protein, translating into MTDTDNLSRRRFLQATGGAASAVALAGCTGDEGDGGNETEETEAGETETEETETETEESEVGDNYLRRMNSTMTTLDPIEATDTASGEVIQQLFDGLMNYPNGEVEPETQIADDYEVSDDYTTYTFTLKEGVTYHNGDEVTADDFVYSWERLAASENSSRAYFILDSIGVVHETDGDGNYEPESIAVEATDDYTLEMELDGPFHATLPMLAYTSFAAIPEGILGDIDGYDGEMEHSEFATESPVGAGPFEFDTWESDTECIVTAYDDYHGDAASIDGVHWNISSDGNAKYTYSVVNQNADLFSEFQTSQYDPDKVSVEETDDLGRETGTYGPTDSDATLNYEAVSTINSFYVGFNTDSVEKPARQAAAYAMNQQQVVEEIFKNRGTPAFHLTPPNAYPGGAPEYDAHAEENYPYGYNETQLDKARQVMEEAGYSDSERYEFTMTVYESSDTWEDVAVLLRDQLTSAYIDMEVESAPFSTLLERGRSGNLEAYSLGWVMDWPAPDNFLQLLNPPQTDTSKDAPISYVNWADTDAASSAEEAWATVQDNLAPTDEDEQARAEAYVQMEEANWEDVAMLPTYHQLDERFSYDWVDVPKFGGGGYSRQMYNNVELGERDN; encoded by the coding sequence ATGACAGATACTGACAACCTGAGCCGCCGTCGCTTCCTGCAGGCGACCGGCGGTGCGGCATCGGCCGTTGCCCTCGCTGGCTGTACCGGCGACGAGGGCGATGGCGGGAACGAGACCGAAGAGACCGAGGCCGGGGAGACCGAGACCGAGGAGACCGAGACGGAGACCGAGGAGTCCGAAGTCGGTGACAACTACCTCCGCCGGATGAACTCGACGATGACCACGCTCGACCCCATCGAGGCGACCGACACCGCCTCCGGTGAGGTCATCCAGCAGCTCTTCGACGGGCTGATGAACTACCCGAACGGCGAGGTCGAGCCCGAGACCCAGATCGCCGACGACTACGAGGTCTCCGACGACTACACGACCTACACCTTCACGCTGAAGGAAGGTGTGACCTACCACAACGGCGACGAGGTCACCGCAGATGACTTCGTCTACTCCTGGGAGCGCCTCGCGGCCTCCGAGAACTCCAGCCGTGCGTACTTCATCCTCGACTCCATCGGCGTCGTCCACGAGACCGACGGCGACGGCAACTACGAGCCCGAGTCGATAGCGGTCGAGGCGACCGACGACTACACCCTCGAGATGGAACTCGACGGACCGTTCCACGCCACGCTCCCGATGCTGGCGTACACGTCGTTCGCCGCGATTCCCGAGGGCATCCTCGGCGACATCGACGGCTACGACGGTGAGATGGAACACAGCGAGTTCGCCACCGAGAGCCCGGTCGGTGCCGGTCCCTTCGAGTTCGACACATGGGAGTCCGACACCGAGTGCATCGTCACCGCGTACGACGACTACCACGGCGACGCCGCCAGCATCGACGGCGTCCACTGGAACATCTCCTCGGACGGCAACGCGAAGTACACCTACTCTGTCGTCAACCAGAACGCCGACCTGTTCAGTGAATTTCAGACGTCCCAGTACGACCCCGACAAGGTCAGCGTCGAGGAGACCGACGACCTCGGCCGCGAGACCGGGACGTACGGTCCGACCGACAGCGACGCCACGCTGAACTACGAGGCCGTCTCGACCATCAACTCCTTCTACGTCGGCTTCAACACCGACTCGGTCGAGAAGCCCGCGCGGCAGGCCGCCGCGTACGCGATGAATCAGCAACAGGTCGTCGAGGAAATCTTCAAGAACCGCGGGACGCCCGCGTTCCACCTGACGCCGCCGAACGCCTACCCCGGCGGTGCGCCCGAGTACGACGCTCACGCCGAGGAGAACTACCCCTACGGCTACAACGAGACCCAACTCGACAAGGCCCGCCAGGTCATGGAGGAGGCTGGCTACAGCGACAGCGAGCGCTACGAGTTCACCATGACGGTCTACGAGTCCTCGGACACTTGGGAGGACGTCGCCGTCCTCCTGCGTGACCAGCTCACGAGCGCGTACATCGACATGGAAGTCGAGAGCGCGCCGTTCTCGACCCTGCTGGAGCGCGGTCGCAGCGGCAACCTCGAAGCCTACTCGCTCGGCTGGGTGATGGACTGGCCCGCACCCGACAACTTCCTGCAGCTGCTCAACCCGCCACAGACCGACACGTCGAAGGACGCTCCCATCTCCTACGTCAACTGGGCCGACACCGACGCGGCCAGCTCCGCCGAGGAGGCGTGGGCGACGGTTCAGGACAACCTCGCGCCGACCGACGAGGACGAGCAGGCACGCGCCGAGGCCTACGTCCAGATGGAGGAGGCCAACTGGGAGGACGTCGCGATGCTCCCGACCTACCACCAGCTCGACGAGCGGTTCAGCTACGACTGGGTCGACGTGCCCAAGTTCGGCGGTGGCGGATACAGCCGCCAGATGTACAACAACGTCGAGCTCGGCGAGCGCGACAACTGA
- a CDS encoding PPC domain-containing DNA-binding protein, which yields MNYREVSGDREFVARLGHGEDWRAEIEDLADEEGVDAGWFVAMGAVQNATVWFYDQTEMEYREVEFDEPLEVAACVGNVSWLDGDRFAHTHAVLSRRSGQTLAGHLDSATVFAGELYMRTFEDELTREHDEPTDLDLWL from the coding sequence ATGAACTACCGGGAGGTCTCAGGGGACCGCGAGTTCGTCGCGCGACTCGGACACGGCGAGGACTGGCGCGCCGAGATCGAGGACTTGGCCGACGAGGAGGGCGTCGACGCCGGGTGGTTCGTCGCCATGGGCGCGGTTCAGAACGCCACCGTCTGGTTCTACGACCAGACCGAGATGGAGTACCGCGAGGTCGAGTTCGACGAACCGCTCGAAGTCGCCGCCTGCGTCGGCAACGTCTCGTGGCTGGACGGCGACCGGTTCGCCCACACTCACGCGGTCCTGTCCCGGCGGAGCGGCCAGACCCTCGCGGGTCACCTCGATTCGGCGACGGTGTTCGCCGGGGAACTGTACATGCGGACCTTCGAGGACGAGCTCACCCGCGAACACGACGAACCCACCGACCTCGACCTCTGGCTATAG
- a CDS encoding RNA-guided endonuclease InsQ/TnpB family protein: MQYNYKYRLNPTEALTETLLHHVDTCRQLYNHVLYKLNEADDIPARYEVQGRLPDLKSWWDDLGNVHSKVLQMVVKRVYDNLSTLKAQKENGRAVGMLNWKPPREYRSLTYNQSGFKLKNTSGRPVLWLSKIGEIPIHLHRDIPENATIKQVTVKQEPTGEWYATFGIDVDEATPEKPEKPEQVVGIDVGILKYAHDTDGYAIESPDFSEERERLERAQRDLSRKEHGSANWEKQRQVVAERHADLKRKRRDFLHKLSNYYATEYDLVAVEDLDAKGLVELPGNSRNRAGAAWGTFLRMLEYKCEREGTHFVAVDPKDTTKECASCGVKTDKPLWVREHSCPSCGFEADRDANAAWNILSRGLEKVGVVHSESTPVETALPVDTSVSAKRVVETGSPTLKERTASAVSE; the protein is encoded by the coding sequence ATGCAGTACAACTACAAGTATCGACTCAACCCGACAGAAGCCCTCACCGAGACGCTTCTACACCACGTCGATACTTGTAGGCAACTGTACAATCACGTCCTCTACAAACTCAACGAGGCAGACGACATTCCTGCTCGCTACGAGGTTCAGGGGCGACTTCCCGACCTCAAATCGTGGTGGGACGACCTCGGAAATGTTCACTCGAAAGTTCTCCAGATGGTAGTCAAGCGCGTCTACGACAACCTCTCCACGCTCAAAGCGCAGAAGGAGAACGGGCGTGCTGTGGGGATGCTCAACTGGAAGCCCCCTCGGGAGTATCGGTCTCTCACCTACAACCAGTCCGGCTTCAAACTCAAGAATACGAGTGGTCGGCCTGTCTTGTGGTTAAGCAAAATCGGTGAGATTCCGATTCACCTCCACCGAGACATTCCCGAGAACGCGACCATCAAACAGGTCACGGTCAAGCAAGAACCCACGGGCGAGTGGTATGCCACGTTCGGTATCGACGTGGACGAAGCAACGCCGGAGAAACCTGAGAAACCAGAACAAGTCGTTGGTATCGACGTGGGGATTCTCAAGTACGCCCACGATACTGACGGGTACGCCATTGAGAGTCCCGACTTCAGCGAGGAACGTGAGCGACTCGAACGCGCACAACGCGACCTCTCGCGGAAGGAACATGGCTCTGCGAACTGGGAAAAACAACGGCAGGTCGTGGCCGAACGACACGCCGACCTGAAGCGCAAGCGGCGAGACTTCTTGCACAAACTCTCGAACTACTACGCGACCGAGTACGACTTGGTGGCCGTTGAGGATTTGGACGCGAAGGGACTGGTCGAACTCCCGGGCAACTCTCGTAATCGAGCGGGAGCGGCGTGGGGGACGTTCCTGCGGATGCTCGAATACAAGTGCGAGCGCGAAGGAACGCACTTCGTCGCGGTTGACCCGAAAGATACGACGAAGGAGTGTGCGTCCTGCGGTGTCAAGACGGACAAACCGCTGTGGGTTCGTGAACACTCGTGTCCTTCGTGTGGGTTCGAGGCGGATAGGGACGCGAATGCGGCGTGGAATATTCTTTCTCGCGGTCTGGAAAAGGTAGGAGTGGTTCACTCCGAATCAACGCCTGTGGAGACTGCGCTCCCTGTGGATACGTCCGTATCTGCAAAGCGCGTCGTGGAAACAGGAAGCCCCACCCTCAAGGAGCGAACCGCGTCAGCGGTGAGCGAGTAG